The Melospiza melodia melodia isolate bMelMel2 chromosome 19, bMelMel2.pri, whole genome shotgun sequence genome includes the window gttctgctggaatgCGAGGAGCAGCCACAACAGCAGGGGCTGGGAACAAACAGCAGGGCCAAACAGGGAGGGGGGATGCAAATCCAAGGAGGAGCCACCGTGCCAGGCACCCTTGGCTGTGTGTTATCCACCAACACACCTGGTGCTGGAGATGCTCTGCAGGGATGAAGAGCAGTGAAACTTGAtgggtttgggtttattttttctgCCTTTGAATCCAATAGCACtgcacagggctgagctggggctgggcacagcaaatCTGCCCATCCTGGccgtgccaggggctctgccccATTCCCATGGGCAGTGagggccatccctgccctgctggtgcTGGCAGAGCCACAGCAGTTATGTGCCAGCATAAAATCTCCCCTCCTGAGGCTCAGTGACCTGCTGGGCAGCGGCTCCATGGCCACTGGTGGCACCAGCAAattggggttttattttattaGTTCTAAATTTCCCAGCCATTAATTTCAGTGACTCCTGGCTCTCCCaacgaggttttttttttttgaagctcCTTTCCCATGACAGTCTCATCATCTGGGCACACTTGCACCAGGGCCTGgcacctcctggccctgcacatggCCACCgggcagccctgagatgctgtTGGGGTGGCTCTGGCTGTgacctgtggcagcagctccctctcAGCAGCCCATGGTGTGCAGGGCAGCTGAGTGCAGCAGCCTGTGTGCGCTCATGGGTGTTGGTATGTGCACATGTGGCCAGGTGTCTTCATGTTCCAGCACtgtggaggggacactgaggggtcctggtccccacgctgcctcctgtgctgtttggggtgggttttgccCCTCTCCAGCCCCGTTTCCAAACACCATAAAATCCTCAGCTAACAAATGCAGCGGCGAGTAGAAAAACGGCCTTTGCCATCCAGTGTGATTATAGGGAACAGAGCCAGGGGCCTCGGGGTGGGTTATAAATCTGATTTATtgacccagcccagagcagccgcGGCTCTGGCTAGTGAGTAAGTCTTAAATTTCATTGGGTGATAAATACTGAGAGCGAATCAATTTGGTAGAAAAGCTAATTAGCCGGCGTGGTTCCGCATCGATCTCCGAGCCCTGCGTGGCCGGGTGCGAGCCGGGGCTTCCATCATCCCGCGGGCCCAGGCGGGGCTGGTCCCCACACCAACCTCACCAGCCTCTACCATGGCCTGGCCAGCTGGGGCATGGCGTGCTGTGGTGGCACACGGTCGGAGGTGGCACCGACCCCGATGTCTGGTGTGGCAATGGTGAGTCCTGGGGGTCCCTGACCGCCCGTCTGCCCCAAGGCAGGTGGTGAAGGTGGTCGGCAGCAACATCTCCCACAAGCTGCGGCTGTCGCGGGTGAAGCTGGAGGACGAGGGGACCTACGAGTGCCGGGTGATCGACTCCAGCGACGGCAAGGCACGGCACCACAAGGTGAAGGCGTACCTGCGGGTGGAGGCGGCGGGGGGCCCGGGGCACCCCCAGGACACCGAGCTGCGGGAGGCGCCGCTGGCAGAGCTCGCAGCGCCGGGCTCAGCGCACGcacaccaccaccagcaccagcacaaaGCCGGGAGGGAGCTCAAGAAGCGCTCGGCAGACGCCTCCTGCGTGCTGTAGGTGGGCGCTGCGGGGGGACGCCGGAGCCCCCCTGCGCCCCGGACTCAGCGGGGCCATCGAGGGTCCCGCAGCCCCTGCCAGAGACTGGCCCCAGCCCCCGGCTTGTCCAGCCCCCCtcgccccctccctgtccccggggcccggcggtgcCAGGGCTCGGCGCGGCGCGGGGCCGGACCCGCCGGTGCCACGGCTGCATCccggggccgtgcccggggccAGGGCGTGTGCCCACGcgtggtgtccccatccccggcCTCGTGCGGGCGGTGCCgcgggctgtgctgtgccccagcTCTGCGCCCCACGGgaccctccctgccctcccccgTGCTTCGCAGACCCAGCCGCCTGTTCCTGTAGGTTGCCCCGTTTAGTTGCTCGgttccagccccacagtgcgtgTCTAAGTTCCAGCCTCCATCCTACAGCCCGTGTGTATccccccgccctgccctgccctgccctgcctgccccgcagcccccagCACGTCAAGGCCTGAGCTCAGCAGAGGAAGGACGGCGCGGCACATTGCTGGCACCTCGGGCATCGCTCAGCCAGGCAGCTGCCCGTGCTCCGTGTGTGCCCGGGAAGGCAGACACCTCCTGTGCCATGGGCGCTGGCCCCTCGCACCCATCACTCCTCTCCCCTCGCATCTCACCCAGGATGGGGCGCTCACCCTCCAGCCCCGTCCAGCCCATCCCGCCGCCCGTGCTGCCGTGGCTCCCGGCCCCCTCCCGGTGCAGCATccctcccctccaggccacaGCAGCACGCTGCCCCGGCAGGgtctggcccaggggctcttgtgccGCAGTGCCAACAGCAGAGCCcgtccctgctgtgcccagggtgaccGCGGCCGctggggccggagctgcggggagagAGAGGGGGGCCCGAGCCTCCCCCCGGGTGCTGCTCCCCTGCTGCCCCCCAGCCTGCCGCCATCAGACCTGCTGCAGCTAATAAAGCTCTTTAAAGGAAGCCTCTGCTGTCTGTGCTCTCTGTCTGTGGCACGGGAAGGGGACGGGGCTTTGGCACGGCCTCGGGTAaagaggggcagagctggggcagctggggatggggatgaggatgaggatgggcatCCACATCATCCCCTGCAGCTGAGGGCTCAGAGCTTTAAAAagctgcagctgggagctgctgccctgaGAGGTGCAGGGTACAGCGAGGTGCCAGgtgagctggggatgctccatgCTGTGGCCATGGAGTGCTGGGTGCTGTAGGGTGGCTGGGTGAGCTGCCAGGTGAAATCCTGGCCACACAGCCCGGATTTCCAGCCTGGTGGGAGGTGGGGTCCCCAAAGcaggctgctggctctgcctctgcagtgggagagcagctcccagcactgacaatgcccagcctggcccagctgcctggagtgctgcagctcctctgaAGCTTGGTAATTCCTGGCCCTCCATCATGCTCACCCCTCGCTGTGCTGATGAGAAGGAGAAAGAGCTGGTGGCTCTTTctgccagcagcagaggtgtcagcctgtgctgggggcaggagcaggcaggggtgGCTGGTGTCTCTGGTCACCTCTGCCACCTGGACAACTGTGGTCCTGGGGAGCAAAGGGCACAGGAGAAAAACattcaggagctgcagggcagcagctgtAAATAATTGCAGCAAGTTTTTTCCAGCAGTGGTGGCTGTGCCCTAGCAATCCCtggtggagctgtggggctggggctaTGCTCAAATTCTCTGTCAGGGAATGGGATTGCTGGGGTAAGAAGAGAGACTGGGATGCATTGGTCACCagtgcagcaaaacacaggacaaAGCAGAGAAAAAGGAAGACCCAGGGACATGCTAGGTTGGGTAGGAGGCTGCAAATCACCTCAAACAGGGAATAAACAAATTGCTGTGCAGCACAGTGATTTGTAAAACCTGGAGGTGAGCTTTAACAATAACAGGTTTTATTAGAAGAGATTAATTTTGCCGAGTTTATAGGAAATCTTGGGAGCAGGAGTTGAGGAGCAGACCCTGCTGGATCCGTGTGTGTggctcagcagtgccaggggctgtgtgggACTGTGCCCCCAGCACAGTGTGGCAGTCCCCCAGGGTCCTGGCTGGGTTTGtgcatggaggaggaggctggacaCTCCTTTCTTTGCTCTCTGATCCCAGAGGGGGTGGCTGGAGTGgggggagctgggggaccccaacCCAGAGTGTTTGGGGCTACTTGGTGGAGGGGAAAGCCCAGGGCTTGTGAAGGGGCTGAGGGGAAAGTCTCGGGAAAAATGCAAGCCACTGCTGGGGAGGACCCAGCCTCAGGGAAATGCCATTTGCACACA containing:
- the VSTM2L gene encoding V-set and transmembrane domain-containing protein 2-like protein isoform X3 translates to MRPEGQGDIRALFTETPHDMTAQAGEDVEMACSFRGSGSPSYSLEIQWWYVRNHKDWTDKQTWASSQLQSSPPEEPGKEATKISVVKVVGSNISHKLRLSRVKLEDEGTYECRVIDSSDGKARHHKVKAYLRVEAAGGPGHPQDTELREAPLAELAAPGSAHAHHHQHQHKAGRELKKRSADASCVL